The proteins below are encoded in one region of Nitrospirota bacterium:
- the rplP gene encoding 50S ribosomal protein L16, with product MLMPKKVKFRKMMKGNMNGKAYRGSDVSFGEYGIKATEPGWISNRQIEAARVAITRHAKRGCKVWIRIFPDKPLTKKPAETRMGKGKGAPESWVAVVRPGKILYEMSGVTETIAKEAMRLASHKLSIATKFVKRAG from the coding sequence ATGTTAATGCCTAAAAAAGTTAAATTCAGAAAGATGATGAAGGGTAACATGAACGGTAAGGCATACCGCGGCTCGGACGTGTCTTTTGGAGAGTACGGTATCAAGGCTACAGAACCGGGATGGATATCAAACCGTCAGATAGAGGCCGCGAGAGTTGCAATAACAAGGCACGCAAAAAGAGGCTGCAAGGTATGGATAAGGATTTTCCCGGACAAACCTTTGACCAAGAAACCTGCTGAAACGAGAATGGGAAAAGGAAAAGGCGCTCCGGAATCATGGGTTGCCGTTGTCAGACCCGGAAAAATACTTTATGAAATGTCCGGCGTCACCGAGACCATCGCAAAGGAAGCGATGCGGCTTGCTTCTCACAAACTTTCAATAGCAACAAAATTTGTTAAGAGGGCGGGATAA
- the rpmC gene encoding 50S ribosomal protein L29, protein MRKPSELRALTTDELKQEEKDLRKELFNLRFQQATGEIQNPMRIRHVRKDIAKILTIVSEKSKVKS, encoded by the coding sequence ATGAGAAAGCCGTCAGAACTAAGGGCGCTAACCACAGACGAACTGAAACAGGAAGAGAAAGACCTCAGGAAGGAGCTTTTCAACCTGAGATTTCAACAGGCGACAGGTGAGATCCAAAATCCCATGCGTATCAGGCATGTGAGAAAAGATATAGCAAAGATTTTGACAATCGTAAGTGAAAAGTCAAAAGTAAAAAGTTAA
- the rpsQ gene encoding 30S ribosomal protein S17, which yields MPKKIYTGEVVSDKMQKTVVVAVKRLTQHPLYKKTIKKVVRFKVHDEEGKCKTGDLVKIIESRPVSKEKRWKVVEIVGKHETKKVDIPE from the coding sequence ATGCCAAAGAAGATTTACACTGGTGAAGTTGTAAGCGACAAGATGCAGAAGACGGTAGTGGTGGCCGTAAAAAGGCTGACCCAGCACCCGCTTTACAAGAAAACGATAAAGAAGGTCGTAAGGTTCAAGGTTCATGATGAAGAAGGTAAATGCAAGACCGGAGATCTTGTGAAGATTATTGAATCAAGGCCGGTAAGCAAAGAAAAAAGATGGAAGGTTGTCGAGATAGTCGGCAAGCACGAGACTAAAAAAGTAGATATCCCGGAATAA
- the rplN gene encoding 50S ribosomal protein L14, with product MIQQETVLEVADNSGAKKVLCIRVLGGFHRKYASIGDKIIVAVKEADPNGTVKKGAVAKAVVVRTKKPVRRPDGSYIRFDQNAAVLINAEGDPVGTRIFGPVARELRWREFMKIISLAPEVL from the coding sequence ATGATTCAACAGGAGACCGTTTTAGAAGTCGCAGATAATTCAGGAGCCAAAAAGGTCCTTTGCATAAGGGTGCTTGGTGGTTTTCACAGGAAATATGCCAGCATCGGCGATAAGATAATTGTTGCCGTCAAAGAAGCGGACCCTAACGGCACAGTAAAGAAAGGCGCTGTTGCAAAGGCCGTGGTGGTTAGAACAAAGAAGCCGGTGCGCAGGCCGGACGGCTCATATATCAGATTCGACCAGAATGCCGCGGTGCTTATCAACGCCGAAGGCGACCCGGTCGGCACCAGAATATTCGGGCCTGTTGCAAGAGAGCTCAGGTGGAGGGAATTTATGAAGATAATCTCTCTGGCGCCTGAGGTACTTTAG
- a CDS encoding 50S ribosomal protein L24 → MGLGIKKNDTVLVKTGDEKGKKGRVVSVQTAKNRVLVEGINIIKKHMKPNKKYTQGGIIEKEGPIQKSNVMLVCPKCDKATRIGQNILENGKKVRLCKKCGEVIE, encoded by the coding sequence GTGGGTTTAGGAATAAAAAAGAATGACACAGTGCTGGTAAAGACCGGCGATGAAAAAGGCAAGAAGGGCCGTGTGGTCTCCGTTCAGACGGCCAAAAACAGGGTCCTTGTCGAAGGCATTAATATAATTAAAAAACACATGAAGCCTAACAAGAAATATACACAGGGCGGCATCATAGAAAAAGAAGGACCTATCCAGAAGTCAAACGTTATGCTTGTATGCCCCAAATGCGATAAAGCCACAAGGATCGGCCAGAACATTCTTGAGAACGGTAAAAAGGTAAGGCTGTGCAAAAAGTGCGGGGAGGTCATAGAATAG
- the rplE gene encoding 50S ribosomal protein L5, with translation MVRLKEKYIKEIAPLLMKEFAYKSVMQVPRLQSIVLNVGMGEATQDIKPLEAAVKELAIISGQAPVITRAKKSIAGFKLREGMPVGCRVTLRGERMYDFLDKFISLALPRIRDFKGISGKSFDGRGNYAFGVREQIIFPEIVYDKIASMHGMDIIIVTSAKTDKEGKALLKYLGMPFRN, from the coding sequence ATGGTTAGATTGAAGGAAAAATATATAAAAGAGATCGCGCCGCTTTTGATGAAGGAATTTGCTTACAAAAGCGTTATGCAGGTGCCGAGACTGCAAAGCATAGTCCTTAATGTCGGCATGGGCGAAGCCACCCAGGACATAAAGCCGCTTGAGGCCGCAGTCAAGGAACTGGCAATAATTTCAGGACAGGCGCCTGTTATAACGAGGGCCAAGAAATCAATTGCAGGCTTTAAGCTCCGCGAAGGGATGCCCGTAGGATGCAGGGTCACATTAAGAGGAGAGCGGATGTATGATTTTCTCGACAAGTTTATAAGCCTTGCATTGCCGCGCATCAGGGACTTTAAAGGGATCTCCGGCAAATCTTTTGACGGCAGGGGCAATTATGCGTTCGGGGTAAGAGAGCAGATAATATTCCCGGAGATCGTTTACGACAAGATCGCAAGCATGCACGGGATGGACATCATAATTGTCACGTCCGCTAAAACGGATAAAGAAGGCAAGGCGCTTCTTAAGTATTTAGGAATGCCTTTTAGAAATTAA
- a CDS encoding type Z 30S ribosomal protein S14, translating into MAKKSLRIKASRPQKFKVREYHRCRLCGRARGYLRKFAMCRICFRTLSLRGLIPGVTKSSW; encoded by the coding sequence ATGGCAAAGAAAAGTCTCAGAATAAAAGCAAGCAGGCCGCAGAAGTTTAAGGTGAGAGAATATCACAGATGCCGCCTGTGCGGAAGGGCGAGAGGATATTTAAGAAAGTTTGCGATGTGCAGGATATGTTTCAGGACGCTTTCACTCAGGGGATTAATTCCTGGCGTCACAAAATCCAGTTGGTAG
- the rpsH gene encoding 30S ribosomal protein S8, which produces MMLTDAIADMLTRIRNASMAKLEKVDVPASKIKIEITKILKEKGYIKNFKVVRDKKQGVIRITMKYLEGSEKAITGLKRVSTPGKRVYVDKLKIPKVMGGFGISIISTSKGILTDEVCRRDGVGGEILCNVW; this is translated from the coding sequence ATTATGTTAACTGATGCAATAGCTGATATGCTTACAAGAATAAGAAATGCCAGTATGGCCAAACTTGAAAAAGTCGATGTGCCTGCTTCAAAGATCAAGATCGAGATAACAAAGATACTCAAGGAAAAGGGCTACATAAAAAATTTCAAGGTGGTGAGGGACAAAAAGCAGGGTGTCATCAGGATTACCATGAAATACCTGGAAGGTTCTGAAAAGGCCATAACAGGTTTGAAGAGAGTCAGTACTCCCGGCAAAAGAGTATATGTGGACAAGCTGAAGATACCAAAGGTAATGGGCGGATTCGGCATATCCATTATTTCAACATCAAAAGGGATATTGACTGATGAAGTTTGCAGGCGTGATGGAGTAGGCGGAGAGATTCTCTGCAATGTTTGGTAA